The following DNA comes from Nocardioides panzhihuensis.
TCGACTCGACGCCGGATTGAAGGACACGACCTATGACCGCGACTCTCGAGCCCGAGACCCGGGTCGGTAGCGGCGAGGACCTCGGTGCCATCGAGACCATCCGCCGAGGCATCAAGCACTCCCCGGAGCTGGTCGAGGGCATCCGCGGGACCATGGCCCTGGCCGTGCTCGCGAGCGTCGGCCAGGTCGTCGTACCCGTCGTGGTCCAGCAGACCCTCGACAACGGGCTGAGCGGCGCGGGCGGACCCGACCTCGGCTACGTCCTGCGCGCCGGCCTCATCGCGCTGGTCGCCATCGCCGTCACGGGCTGGGCGTCGTTCATGATGACCAGCCGGCTCTTCACCGCCGCCGAGCGGGGCCTGGCCACGCTGCGTACCAAGGCATTCCGGCACGTCCACGACCTGCCGATGCTCACCCAGTCGACGGAGCACCGCGGTGCGCTGGTCTCGCGGGTGACCAGCGACGTCGACCAGGTAAGCCAGTTCATCGTCTTCGGTGGTCTGCTCTTCATCATCAGCATCGGGCAGATGCTGATCGCCACCATCGTGATGGTGGTCTACTCCTGGCAGCTCGCGATCCTGGTGTGGCTCTGCTTCGGCCCGCTCTTCCTGAGCCTGCGGTTCTTCCAGCGCAAGCTGTCCGCGGCCTACACGCTCTCCCGCCGCCAGGTCGCGAAGATGCTCTCCGCGGTCTCCGAGCCGGTCGTCGGCGCCGCCGTGGTGAAGGCCTACGCCGTCGAGGACCGCACCCAGGAGCGCATCGACCGCGAGATCCATGCCACCAGCGCCGCCCAGATCAAGGCGCAGGCCTACACCTCTGTCTTCTTCAGTCTCGGTGGCCTCTCCGGAGGCCTCGCCAACGCCGGCGTGATCGTCGGCGGCGTCCTGCTGGCGCTGGCCTACCGGGGCACCGGCGGCGAGCTGAGCGTCGGCGAGATCCTGGCGTTCGCGTTCCTGGTGACGCTGTTCGTCGGCCCCGTCCAGATGGGCACCCAGATCCTCACCGACGCGCAGAACGCGATCGCCTCCTGGCGACGCACGATCGGCATCCTGGACACGCCCGCCGACCTCGTCGATCCCGGCCCGTCCGGTGTGGTCCTGCCGCGCGGCCCGCTCTCGATCGAGTTCGACGCGGTCACCTTCGCCTACCCCGGCGGCCGTCCGGTCCTCCACGACATCTCCTTCGAGATCGCGCCCGGGCGCAGGGTCGCCGTGGTCGGCGAGACCGGCTCGGGGAAGTCGACCATCGCCAAGCTGCTCACCAGGGTCATGGACGTCACCCACGGGCAGGTCCGCCTC
Coding sequences within:
- a CDS encoding ABC transporter ATP-binding protein yields the protein MTATLEPETRVGSGEDLGAIETIRRGIKHSPELVEGIRGTMALAVLASVGQVVVPVVVQQTLDNGLSGAGGPDLGYVLRAGLIALVAIAVTGWASFMMTSRLFTAAERGLATLRTKAFRHVHDLPMLTQSTEHRGALVSRVTSDVDQVSQFIVFGGLLFIISIGQMLIATIVMVVYSWQLAILVWLCFGPLFLSLRFFQRKLSAAYTLSRRQVAKMLSAVSEPVVGAAVVKAYAVEDRTQERIDREIHATSAAQIKAQAYTSVFFSLGGLSGGLANAGVIVGGVLLALAYRGTGGELSVGEILAFAFLVTLFVGPVQMGTQILTDAQNAIASWRRTIGILDTPADLVDPGPSGVVLPRGPLSIEFDAVTFAYPGGRPVLHDISFEIAPGRRVAVVGETGSGKSTIAKLLTRVMDVTHGQVRLDGVDVREVGNASLRTSVVLVPQEGFLFDSTLAENVRYGRLSATDEEIVEAARVLGLGDWLAGLPDGVRTNVGQRGESLSAGERQLVALLRAQLADPDLLVLDEATSAVDPRLEMRINRALERLMSGRTSVTIAHRLSTAEAADEVLVIDAGHLAQRGPHADLVAQAGSTYARLHSSWVAQQGS